The Petrocella atlantisensis genome has a window encoding:
- a CDS encoding response regulator transcription factor, with amino-acid sequence MNKIKVLVADDQSILAEGLCTLLNMEEDIQVEGIAQNGIEVLKFLEDGHDVDIILMDIRMPLMNGVDCTRKVTKTYPKVKVLILTTFDDDDYIIDALNNGAVGYMLKDLTAEKLSSAIRNVYQGNTVMHQKITQKIIQGMGNGREGKTVKTITDSGGNVLLEREVDVLRLLAKGYRNKEIADTLYLTEGTVKNYISLLYDKFNIKGRTKLMTYAIKHGILENEDQD; translated from the coding sequence ATGAACAAAATCAAAGTGTTGGTGGCAGATGACCAGTCCATATTGGCAGAAGGTCTATGCACACTTTTGAACATGGAAGAGGATATCCAAGTTGAGGGGATAGCCCAGAACGGAATAGAAGTACTCAAATTCCTAGAAGACGGGCATGATGTAGATATTATACTAATGGATATTCGTATGCCGCTGATGAATGGGGTAGACTGTACCAGAAAAGTTACCAAAACCTATCCGAAGGTAAAAGTGCTCATATTGACGACTTTTGATGATGACGATTATATAATAGACGCCTTAAACAATGGGGCAGTGGGCTATATGTTAAAAGACTTAACAGCAGAAAAACTGTCATCAGCCATTAGGAATGTCTATCAAGGTAATACGGTCATGCATCAAAAGATCACGCAAAAAATCATTCAAGGTATGGGCAATGGCAGAGAAGGAAAAACGGTGAAAACCATTACAGATTCCGGAGGCAATGTGCTTTTGGAAAGAGAAGTCGATGTATTAAGGCTACTCGCAAAAGGTTATAGAAACAAAGAAATTGCAGATACACTCTATCTGACAGAAGGAACAGTAAAAAATTATATCTCCCTTCTCTATGACAAATTCAACATCAAGGGAAGAACAAAGCTTATGACCTATGCCATTAAGCATGGTATCCTAGAAAATGAAGACCAGGATTAA
- a CDS encoding transcriptional regulator encodes MQFYEKLDFLMNITKTTNSTLAMYTSLDASHISRLRRGERRLVKEADYLKKMAHYFISHCIEDYQIKTLSQIIKMQPEHFQDSKKATEVIYQWLIGHEETGHASISGFLDGISDFQFRKNTPVSDEFTDSDSKIPKKDVALYYGIEGKREAVLSFLSLILEADKPTTLLLYSDESMDWLTGDPSFAAKWRDLLARVILKGNRIKVIHTVSRNLDEMLEALSKWMPLYMTGAIEPYYYPKKRDGVFKRTLFIAPKITAITTSSLDMMTHQALNILFKDKKALAALTSEFESYLFMCRPLMQIFTYHQKQQYLDLLKEFEKDATPTLLKSNCLNWSTMPSTVAESIINRSDSDDKEKLIQYYYDRKEAFEKGLEHCSFHALLQLPSVTDVREGVVNVAFTGIPETSNICYTPFEYKAHLENTIQYLQKYDNYNIKITTKNRHDSFILYVKEDLGAIVIKQNAPHAIFAINEINMTAAFWDYLRDEIDLSEKDKTSTLKDLNDLYSRL; translated from the coding sequence ATGCAGTTTTATGAAAAACTAGATTTCTTAATGAACATCACGAAAACAACCAATAGTACCCTTGCAATGTATACCTCATTAGATGCTTCACATATCAGCCGATTACGTAGAGGTGAGAGGCGTCTAGTAAAAGAGGCCGATTACTTAAAAAAAATGGCCCACTACTTTATAAGCCATTGTATAGAAGATTATCAAATCAAGACACTCTCACAAATTATAAAAATGCAACCGGAACACTTTCAAGATTCCAAAAAAGCAACCGAGGTTATTTATCAATGGTTAATAGGGCATGAAGAAACCGGACATGCTTCAATATCCGGTTTTTTGGATGGCATTTCCGACTTTCAATTTCGAAAAAACACGCCAGTGTCAGATGAATTCACCGATTCTGATTCAAAAATACCTAAAAAAGATGTTGCGCTATATTATGGTATCGAAGGTAAACGAGAAGCTGTCTTGTCTTTTCTATCCCTCATACTAGAAGCAGACAAGCCAACCACCTTGCTATTATATAGCGATGAATCTATGGACTGGTTGACAGGAGACCCATCTTTTGCAGCAAAATGGCGAGATCTTCTGGCTCGTGTTATTCTTAAGGGCAATAGAATCAAAGTTATACATACCGTCAGTCGTAATCTCGATGAGATGCTTGAAGCCCTCTCAAAGTGGATGCCTCTCTATATGACCGGAGCTATTGAACCTTACTATTATCCTAAAAAAAGAGATGGCGTTTTTAAGAGAACTCTATTTATTGCCCCTAAGATTACTGCCATAACCACCTCATCTTTGGATATGATGACACATCAGGCCCTTAATATTTTATTCAAGGATAAAAAGGCTTTAGCTGCACTAACAAGTGAGTTTGAGAGTTACTTATTCATGTGTCGGCCACTTATGCAGATTTTTACATATCATCAAAAGCAGCAATACCTTGATCTTTTAAAAGAGTTCGAAAAAGATGCAACCCCTACACTACTTAAGTCAAACTGCCTAAATTGGTCCACAATGCCAAGTACTGTAGCAGAGTCGATTATCAATCGATCCGACAGCGATGATAAAGAAAAATTAATCCAGTACTATTATGATCGAAAAGAAGCCTTTGAAAAAGGACTTGAACACTGCTCATTCCACGCCCTTCTACAGCTGCCAAGTGTTACAGATGTCAGAGAAGGTGTAGTGAATGTTGCCTTCACAGGCATACCCGAGACCTCAAACATCTGTTATACACCTTTTGAATATAAAGCGCATCTTGAAAATACTATTCAATACTTACAGAAATATGATAACTATAACATAAAAATTACCACAAAAAATAGACATGATTCTTTTATACTTTATGTTAAAGAAGACCTTGGCGCTATTGTTATTAAGCAAAATGCACCACATGCAATATTTGCTATCAATGAAATCAACATGACTGCTGCATTTTGGGACTATCTAAGGGATGAGATCGACCTGTCCGAGAAAGATAAGACATCAACACTAAAGGACTTAAATGATCTCTATAGCAGACTATAA
- a CDS encoding S-layer homology domain-containing protein: MRRKLYGRYMWLVLVLMLLGGMGHTINGATYFTDVRGHWAESAIYEGVALGIVSGYSDNTFRPNSFVTRAEFSKMMNQALGVTGTTSISMWDVSYYSWYYQEVQKAVAAGYISGYTNDTFKPNNHISRQEAATMIAKILPREVLPVGQKVYTDSSQVASWARDHVDLVASKGYITGDTNGKYRPGGALTRAEACVILVRLLKGEQIVRNTTYMNYDNLSRSRQIYANNLVIEENVGSGHVKLDNIVVLGELRVEGGGENTIDINNSRIMGLTMAKDTGDVRVVLRGRTSVEDLLIENGGILEQRDVLGNDVKQVRLNGSDLDEQSVTLLGNFPNVHVEEEARLTLGSGSIQYLMVTSEADDSVIHLSLGTSVDTSVVYSSTQFSGVGMLTSLRAYANDITYETQPEKVTRGTSLSRPPEMAEDEHGPKPAFFPGDGARDIALGTQIVVVFDEPIYRDYGEAVISSDIEDIIEIRRTRTTGSRIDYEATISSDLRTLTLTPLDYLETDTYYYIVLRDETVMDANGNENDRTTARFRTSDLDLVPPKPDFSPREGWTDVSIHTSLTIDFDKSLVMIGDRDIEDNEIPTFVELRAGSVTGPKKAFRAEMRSGDESIRLYPTSSLDYNETYYIVVLANYIMDESGNVIPRATSYFKTELPTASRPVIGTNPSDVTRMMNHETVRVTLTTGTSGSYIYYTLDGSNPSAGDLIYTAPFDVSTDLLLGETITVKAVTIHPDMNQSSTVTKVITFLPSQVATPVITTDAVDPDAIVSGTNVDITIATTTPGTSIYFTTDGNDPTELDTAYTGAFSINAPVNINGTVTIKAIAIGEGMEDSEMVSLTLTFLEE, from the coding sequence ATGAGACGAAAATTATATGGAAGATATATGTGGCTCGTATTGGTACTGATGCTACTGGGTGGTATGGGGCATACAATTAACGGCGCCACCTATTTTACAGATGTAAGAGGCCACTGGGCCGAGTCTGCTATTTATGAAGGTGTAGCACTAGGTATTGTATCCGGGTATTCAGATAATACCTTCAGACCTAACAGCTTTGTAACCCGTGCAGAGTTCTCCAAGATGATGAACCAGGCACTTGGTGTTACCGGAACAACGTCAATCAGTATGTGGGATGTCAGCTATTATAGTTGGTACTATCAGGAAGTACAAAAAGCAGTCGCAGCCGGTTATATCTCCGGTTATACTAATGATACTTTCAAGCCCAATAACCATATCAGTCGACAGGAAGCGGCTACGATGATCGCTAAAATCTTACCAAGAGAAGTTCTACCGGTAGGTCAGAAAGTCTATACAGATTCTAGCCAAGTGGCAAGTTGGGCCAGAGATCATGTGGATCTGGTTGCATCCAAAGGCTATATCACGGGTGATACCAATGGGAAATACCGCCCCGGTGGGGCACTGACCCGTGCTGAGGCTTGTGTGATTCTGGTAAGACTATTAAAAGGTGAACAGATTGTACGAAATACGACCTACATGAATTATGATAACCTATCCAGAAGCCGTCAGATCTATGCCAACAACCTGGTTATAGAAGAAAACGTGGGGAGTGGTCACGTTAAGCTTGACAACATCGTAGTGCTAGGTGAGCTTAGGGTTGAAGGTGGTGGGGAAAACACCATCGACATCAACAACTCCCGAATCATGGGTCTCACCATGGCAAAAGACACCGGAGATGTTCGAGTTGTACTTAGAGGTAGAACAAGTGTGGAAGATCTTCTAATTGAAAACGGTGGTATATTAGAACAAAGGGATGTACTTGGCAACGATGTTAAACAGGTGCGATTAAATGGCAGTGATCTAGATGAACAATCCGTAACCCTTCTTGGTAATTTTCCAAACGTTCATGTTGAAGAAGAAGCCAGGTTAACTCTGGGCAGTGGCAGTATCCAGTACTTGATGGTCACATCGGAGGCGGATGATTCGGTAATCCATCTTTCATTAGGTACAAGCGTGGATACGTCTGTCGTTTATAGCTCTACTCAGTTTTCGGGTGTGGGTATGTTAACCTCTCTAAGAGCATATGCTAATGATATAACCTATGAGACACAACCGGAGAAAGTAACCCGCGGTACCAGTCTGAGCCGACCACCTGAGATGGCTGAAGATGAGCATGGACCCAAGCCGGCTTTTTTTCCTGGAGATGGTGCCCGTGATATTGCTCTAGGGACTCAGATTGTCGTGGTTTTTGACGAACCGATTTATCGTGATTATGGAGAAGCGGTTATTAGTTCGGACATTGAAGATATCATTGAGATTAGACGGACTAGAACGACCGGATCACGTATAGACTATGAGGCTACCATCAGCTCGGATCTAAGAACCTTAACCTTAACACCTCTAGATTATCTAGAGACAGACACTTACTATTATATAGTGCTTAGAGATGAAACGGTTATGGATGCTAATGGAAATGAGAACGATAGAACCACAGCAAGATTCAGAACCTCTGACTTAGACCTTGTGCCACCGAAACCTGATTTTTCTCCAAGAGAAGGTTGGACGGATGTATCCATTCATACATCGCTTACCATCGATTTTGATAAGTCTCTTGTCATGATAGGGGATAGAGATATTGAAGATAATGAGATACCTACATTTGTTGAGTTAAGAGCCGGTAGTGTGACCGGTCCCAAAAAGGCTTTTAGGGCCGAGATGCGTTCAGGGGATGAGAGCATACGCTTATACCCCACATCTTCACTTGATTATAATGAAACTTATTACATCGTTGTCCTGGCTAACTATATTATGGACGAAAGTGGTAATGTGATACCTAGAGCGACTTCTTACTTTAAGACAGAACTTCCGACAGCTTCAAGACCGGTAATTGGCACCAATCCTTCAGATGTAACCCGGATGATGAATCATGAGACAGTTAGAGTAACCCTGACCACGGGTACAAGTGGTAGTTATATCTACTATACTCTGGATGGTAGCAATCCAAGTGCTGGTGATTTGATTTATACGGCACCCTTTGATGTGTCAACGGATCTGCTTCTTGGTGAGACCATAACAGTCAAAGCAGTGACCATCCACCCGGATATGAACCAATCCAGTACAGTCACAAAAGTCATAACTTTCTTGCCGAGCCAAGTAGCAACACCGGTGATTACGACAGATGCTGTTGATCCGGATGCTATTGTATCCGGTACGAATGTAGACATCACCATAGCAACGACCACACCGGGGACCAGTATCTACTTTACAACAGATGGCAATGATCCGACAGAACTGGATACAGCATATACCGGTGCTTTTAGTATCAATGCACCGGTAAATATTAACGGTACAGTTACCATCAAAGCCATTGCTATAGGTGAAGGTATGGAGGATTCAGAGATGGTCAGTCTGACCTTAACTTTTTTAGAGGAATAA
- a CDS encoding S-layer homology domain-containing protein: MKKTKYYIQKRIFSLFLAIILVLAPLSSIHALEAHDMADHWAMEVITEWLTKGLAQGYPDGNFKPDHPITRAEFIALTNRAFDFSEEEGNTFHDVLENDWYNNAIKVAIAASYIGGYPDGTLKPNASITRQEVAIIISKIKNLENNPSQSSIFTDAHTIPEWSIGQIGAVVEAGYMSGYPDGSFRPLNPITRAEAVATLNRAIKDEALEDLEAEIEEEVLPEALPQGSPRSGRSSGGGGTTTPIVKYTVNYAVEGNNGTLTGTVISGNSVDSGTSVTFTATPSTGYEIKEWKVNGVVTVSGSTLTRTISANTTVTVEFEETAVAPTMYTITYSVIGEGGTIEATVPNGETAIADSSVSLTAVPKEGYKLKEWTINGEVIDWLTGLNIARDMNMDVDIKVEFEPIVVVPTTHPLTIQVDPTDAVITVIDSEGIDKQGTFNGIQTSYDLPEGMYTIKIAKAGYVTQEYTQNMVGPSSHNVILDFINNAPVATVDEVTVVNNMTILVDVLANDTDADGDTLSMTGFTQGTNGTVTQEGDSLRYKPNTNFIGMDEFQYEISDGNGGTSYAFVKVTVNPNGTKLGTGSYQGNDISFYIGDSGLIALLEGQVSTALDVIEDGYTSVVDIVSMDDSVALIYMWEGNIEVSRVVAIGQNAVESEHSIVQAIGVISGIEYTVDNDEMIHFTYLDSQGSPDSYNKPDLMYANTNNGVVILVQRAYQDLSSSGSWGADYIEGGYTLSIDNEGNPVVAYIRRNIWKWSNGSDTTYYLHIKNPLTQENIIIESNYKTNIYTNLQLTGGGSIIEFSFDKSGVSVAGTISADPLSVDLP, translated from the coding sequence ATGAAAAAAACAAAATACTATATTCAAAAACGTATATTCAGTCTTTTTTTAGCGATAATACTAGTGCTTGCACCACTGTCAAGTATTCATGCTTTAGAAGCCCACGATATGGCCGATCATTGGGCTATGGAGGTTATTACCGAGTGGTTAACAAAAGGACTGGCTCAAGGTTATCCAGACGGGAACTTCAAACCGGATCACCCTATTACTAGAGCGGAGTTTATAGCACTTACAAATAGAGCATTTGATTTCTCAGAAGAAGAAGGAAATACTTTTCATGATGTTCTAGAAAATGACTGGTACAATAACGCTATAAAAGTAGCCATAGCAGCAAGCTATATAGGTGGATACCCAGATGGCACCTTGAAACCTAATGCTTCAATTACAAGACAGGAAGTAGCCATTATAATCTCTAAGATCAAAAACCTTGAAAACAATCCAAGTCAATCCAGTATCTTTACGGATGCTCATACAATACCAGAATGGAGCATAGGTCAAATAGGCGCCGTAGTAGAAGCAGGGTATATGAGTGGTTATCCGGATGGTAGCTTTAGACCTTTGAACCCTATTACCAGAGCGGAAGCTGTAGCAACACTAAACAGAGCAATAAAGGATGAAGCATTAGAAGATTTAGAGGCTGAAATTGAAGAAGAAGTATTACCGGAAGCATTGCCACAGGGCTCACCACGTAGCGGTCGATCTAGTGGCGGTGGTGGTACAACTACACCAATAGTAAAATACACAGTAAATTATGCAGTAGAAGGCAATAATGGTACACTAACGGGTACGGTGATAAGTGGAAATAGTGTAGATAGTGGAACAAGTGTAACCTTTACAGCAACCCCAAGCACAGGGTATGAAATCAAAGAATGGAAAGTAAATGGGGTAGTGACAGTAAGTGGAAGCACATTGACAAGAACAATAAGTGCAAACACAACAGTAACTGTTGAGTTCGAGGAAACGGCTGTTGCACCAACAATGTATACAATAACATATTCAGTCATTGGTGAAGGTGGAACAATTGAGGCAACGGTTCCAAATGGAGAAACAGCAATAGCAGACAGCTCAGTAAGCCTAACAGCAGTGCCAAAAGAAGGGTACAAACTTAAAGAATGGACAATCAATGGAGAAGTCATTGATTGGCTAACAGGCTTAAATATTGCAAGAGATATGAATATGGATGTAGATATTAAGGTGGAATTTGAGCCAATAGTGGTAGTACCAACAACACATCCACTAACGATACAGGTTGATCCCACTGACGCAGTTATCACCGTTATAGATTCGGAAGGCATTGATAAACAGGGTACTTTTAACGGTATACAGACATCCTATGATTTACCTGAAGGCATGTATACCATTAAGATAGCAAAAGCAGGTTATGTAACACAAGAATATACTCAAAATATGGTAGGACCTTCAAGTCATAATGTAATACTAGATTTCATCAACAATGCGCCGGTAGCAACAGTTGATGAAGTAACTGTCGTAAATAATATGACAATATTAGTAGACGTCTTAGCAAATGACACGGATGCAGATGGTGATACCTTATCAATGACTGGATTCACCCAAGGTACAAATGGAACAGTAACACAAGAAGGGGATAGCTTAAGATATAAACCTAATACTAACTTTATTGGAATGGATGAATTTCAGTATGAGATTAGTGATGGAAACGGTGGAACATCTTATGCATTTGTAAAAGTTACAGTGAATCCCAATGGAACAAAACTGGGAACGGGAAGCTATCAAGGAAATGACATTAGCTTCTATATAGGTGATTCAGGGTTAATCGCATTATTGGAAGGTCAGGTTAGCACCGCTTTAGATGTGATTGAAGATGGCTACACATCGGTAGTTGATATTGTTTCAATGGATGATTCGGTAGCATTAATATATATGTGGGAAGGAAACATTGAAGTATCCAGAGTTGTTGCAATAGGGCAAAATGCAGTTGAATCAGAACATTCAATAGTTCAGGCAATTGGCGTCATAAGTGGTATTGAATATACTGTTGACAATGATGAGATGATTCATTTTACTTATTTGGACTCTCAAGGAAGTCCTGACTCATATAATAAACCTGATTTAATGTATGCAAACACGAATAATGGTGTGGTAATTTTAGTGCAAAGAGCATATCAAGATTTGAGCAGTAGTGGTTCATGGGGAGCAGATTATATAGAAGGTGGTTATACTTTATCCATAGACAACGAAGGCAATCCTGTAGTAGCCTATATTAGAAGAAATATTTGGAAATGGTCAAATGGTAGCGATACAACCTATTATCTTCATATAAAAAACCCATTAACTCAGGAAAATATAATCATTGAAAGCAATTATAAAACCAATATTTACACGAATCTTCAATTGACAGGTGGAGGTAGCATAATAGAATTTAGTTTTGATAAAAGTGGGGTTAGTGTTGCAGGTACAATATCAGCAGACCCATTAAGTGTCGATTTACCATAG
- a CDS encoding TolC family protein, protein MNSRILKKRVALTIASMLTLGTFMGSPVRAEELAAASAEVSQAEPVETTESTTLKVEDALLMALENSFELKIAETEMNNSIMTASQQRTLAKEDANTGIYDADLAIKIAKINREVLPTLAKETYNAKITEVALGVKGAFAEVVFAKENLALARKYKLQADESLAMVKTKRTLGQASDLEVTNTEADVATKASELVQAQITYDQKLMDLNLLMNEPLDKTWVIEDTMATEAVQLVPLEEMKTYMFENHPMVLGSNLSFDVAESTFNLAKGYYPSNVWTYRYAEQDYLKAKYQNQLALLTQEKSLIQAYMSVQGNLEAVKALEKNVSTVVESYRVAKIRFELGMITSFQLNEALLMQQRMESNLANAKRGYRLAIAQLEYISGMEAIKTAE, encoded by the coding sequence ATGAATAGTAGAATTTTAAAAAAAAGAGTAGCCCTTACAATTGCGAGTATGCTTACCCTAGGTACTTTTATGGGATCACCGGTTAGAGCGGAAGAATTAGCGGCAGCATCAGCAGAAGTATCCCAAGCAGAACCTGTGGAGACAACAGAGTCAACAACACTGAAGGTGGAAGATGCCTTACTCATGGCACTTGAAAATAGTTTTGAGTTAAAAATAGCCGAAACCGAGATGAATAATTCGATTATGACAGCCAGTCAACAAAGAACATTAGCCAAAGAAGATGCTAACACAGGTATATACGATGCTGACTTAGCGATTAAGATTGCCAAAATAAATAGAGAAGTATTACCAACACTAGCAAAAGAGACATATAACGCAAAAATAACAGAAGTGGCACTTGGCGTCAAAGGGGCTTTTGCTGAAGTGGTCTTTGCCAAGGAAAACTTAGCATTAGCTAGGAAGTATAAGCTACAAGCAGATGAGAGTCTGGCGATGGTTAAGACCAAGCGTACGCTAGGACAAGCTTCAGATCTTGAAGTTACCAATACAGAGGCAGATGTAGCAACTAAGGCATCAGAGCTGGTTCAAGCACAGATTACCTATGATCAGAAACTTATGGACTTGAATCTACTGATGAATGAACCTCTAGATAAGACATGGGTAATAGAAGACACCATGGCAACAGAAGCCGTCCAACTTGTACCTCTAGAGGAAATGAAAACGTACATGTTTGAGAATCATCCTATGGTGTTAGGATCTAACTTAAGTTTTGATGTTGCTGAATCCACTTTTAATTTGGCAAAAGGTTATTACCCATCGAACGTATGGACTTATAGGTATGCCGAGCAAGATTATCTAAAAGCCAAATACCAGAACCAATTGGCCCTATTAACTCAGGAAAAAAGCTTGATTCAAGCTTATATGAGTGTTCAAGGGAATCTGGAAGCCGTTAAGGCTTTGGAAAAAAACGTAAGCACAGTGGTTGAAAGTTACCGAGTGGCAAAAATACGTTTTGAACTGGGTATGATTACAAGCTTCCAATTGAATGAAGCCTTGTTGATGCAACAACGTATGGAAAGCAACTTAGCCAATGCAAAACGTGGTTACAGATTAGCCATAGCCCAACTGGAATACATATCCGGTATGGAAGCTATTAAGACGGCTGAATAA
- a CDS encoding stalk domain-containing protein encodes MKKSLSLIIVVVLILSTSTIHGITDQQYVQYTKNNSALVADRVVALEADTLGGIWVATSGSGAIYIDSAGKWHTYMEMSSGLKNNFLNDVTLDSLGNTHFATNIGVTSRMKDNTWNNYYMNENKIFGETVTALAGDGKGGLWHGVTGYGAYYKNANGVMTHYSSANSSIPSSNVSSFAFDQKGGVWIGTELTYNEMGGIAYLNADGKWTLYNSNNSKLPSNRVREVYVAKNGAVWIGTINGLAKLYNNEWVIYSNNSVWEYDVRSVTEDSAGNIYAATWGDGLLKIDPAGKLTNYKSSDSPIPNNYIYEVELDTKGNIWLGTNVGLTQIKTTSQVTQPPVVQPKIVTVFVKSLQVPFDVQPVIRDGNTLVSVRFILEALGQDVTWNEAERKVVSTGDKTIELTIGEKTGYVDGVAYPLNIPSEIINGRTMIPLRWIAENLDYDVQWNPVNYRVDIN; translated from the coding sequence ATGAAAAAAAGTTTATCATTAATAATTGTAGTGGTACTCATACTCAGTACTTCGACTATACATGGGATAACGGACCAACAATACGTTCAATATACAAAGAACAACAGTGCTCTTGTAGCAGATAGGGTGGTGGCTCTAGAAGCGGATACACTTGGTGGTATATGGGTGGCGACTTCAGGTAGTGGCGCCATATACATCGATTCAGCCGGCAAATGGCATACGTATATGGAAATGAGCTCCGGTTTGAAGAATAATTTCTTAAATGATGTTACGCTGGATAGTTTGGGAAACACACACTTTGCAACCAACATCGGTGTCACCTCCCGTATGAAAGACAACACTTGGAACAATTACTATATGAATGAAAATAAGATTTTTGGTGAGACCGTTACTGCGCTTGCAGGGGATGGTAAAGGTGGACTATGGCACGGCGTTACGGGGTATGGTGCTTATTATAAGAATGCTAATGGTGTTATGACCCATTATAGCAGTGCAAATTCTTCCATTCCCAGCAGTAATGTTTCCAGCTTTGCCTTTGATCAAAAAGGTGGGGTATGGATTGGAACAGAGTTAACCTATAATGAAATGGGTGGCATCGCTTATCTAAATGCAGATGGGAAATGGACCCTCTATAATTCAAATAATTCCAAGTTACCCTCTAATAGAGTACGTGAAGTCTATGTTGCAAAAAACGGTGCTGTATGGATTGGCACCATTAATGGCCTAGCTAAGTTATATAACAACGAGTGGGTTATTTACAGCAACAATTCAGTATGGGAATATGATGTCAGGTCGGTTACAGAAGACAGTGCAGGAAACATATACGCGGCAACCTGGGGAGACGGACTTCTTAAGATTGATCCTGCCGGCAAGTTGACCAATTATAAATCATCGGATTCACCAATACCAAACAATTACATCTATGAGGTGGAACTCGATACCAAAGGCAACATATGGCTTGGTACCAATGTAGGACTTACACAGATTAAAACAACTTCACAAGTGACACAACCACCGGTGGTACAACCAAAGATAGTGACGGTTTTTGTTAAGAGTCTCCAAGTACCTTTTGACGTTCAACCGGTGATTCGAGACGGCAACACATTAGTATCTGTAAGGTTTATACTTGAAGCCTTAGGTCAAGATGTAACTTGGAACGAAGCAGAAAGAAAAGTAGTATCTACCGGCGATAAGACTATCGAGCTTACAATCGGTGAAAAAACAGGTTATGTGGATGGTGTGGCTTATCCGCTTAACATACCTTCGGAAATCATTAATGGTAGAACCATGATACCATTGCGATGGATCGCAGAGAACTTAGATTATGATGTACAATGGAATCCGGTCAATTATAGAGTGGATATCAACTAG